A single genomic interval of Deferribacter autotrophicus harbors:
- the cbiR gene encoding cobamide remodeling phosphodiesterase CbiR yields MKEIPLLATTSFIYCDTRVMNVLRLMHLFDEIELLYFESRRMFDGIDENELLLLKKLNIRYCPHLPYDRDLSRKSDYEVITDFVGNLTKLPVSFFFLHSNGKDYKNIEVLAEKCPMVLVENVKNTKIFEDLFDTKINYCLDIGHLLTVGENPFEIIKKYGEKIKYIHLHGVKNGVDHLELYHLDEKLLLYIIDFAIEKKIGISLELFGFKRLLDSLNYLLEVFEKHGYAYHRWYQKW; encoded by the coding sequence GTGAAAGAGATACCACTTTTGGCAACAACCTCTTTTATTTATTGCGATACAAGGGTGATGAATGTTTTAAGATTAATGCATCTGTTTGATGAAATAGAGCTATTGTATTTTGAAAGCAGGAGAATGTTTGATGGAATTGATGAAAACGAGCTTTTATTGCTAAAAAAATTAAATATCAGGTATTGTCCTCATCTTCCTTATGATAGGGATTTAAGTCGAAAAAGTGATTATGAAGTAATAACCGATTTTGTAGGAAATCTTACGAAACTACCTGTTTCATTTTTCTTTCTACATTCAAACGGAAAAGATTATAAAAATATAGAAGTTTTGGCAGAAAAGTGTCCAATGGTCTTGGTGGAAAATGTCAAAAATACTAAGATTTTTGAAGATTTGTTTGATACGAAAATAAATTACTGCCTTGATATTGGGCACCTACTGACGGTAGGTGAAAATCCTTTTGAGATTATTAAAAAGTATGGAGAAAAAATTAAATATATCCATTTACATGGGGTTAAAAATGGGGTTGATCATCTGGAACTGTATCATCTGGATGAAAAATTATTATTATACATTATTGATTTTGCTATAGAGAAAAAGATTGGTATTAGTCTGGAGTTGTTCGGTTTTAAAAGGTTGCTGGATAGTTTAAACTATTTATTGGAGGTTTTTGAAAAGCATGGTTACGCTTATCACAGGTGGTATCAAAAGTGGTAA
- the cobU gene encoding bifunctional adenosylcobinamide kinase/adenosylcobinamide-phosphate guanylyltransferase, with translation MVTLITGGIKSGKTSYAIKLALTYEKRIYLATAEPFDEEMKKKIERHRAERENRFDTIEEPVEIVKVLGSIKDCDVVVLDCLTTWVNNLMYYKRDVDNYFKELTNLLPEISYNLIIITNEVGLGIVPAGQETRRYVNFLGIINQKVAAVANNCILMVSGIPVKIKEEI, from the coding sequence ATGGTTACGCTTATCACAGGTGGTATCAAAAGTGGTAAAACTTCTTATGCAATAAAACTTGCTTTGACTTATGAGAAGAGGATTTATCTTGCCACAGCAGAGCCTTTCGATGAAGAGATGAAGAAGAAGATAGAGAGGCATAGGGCAGAAAGAGAAAATAGATTTGATACAATTGAAGAACCTGTTGAGATTGTAAAGGTGCTGGGAAGTATTAAAGATTGTGATGTTGTTGTTTTGGATTGTTTAACAACCTGGGTTAATAACTTGATGTATTATAAAAGAGATGTTGATAACTATTTCAAAGAATTGACAAATTTACTGCCTGAAATTTCTTATAATTTAATAATAATTACAAATGAAGTTGGATTGGGAATTGTGCCTGCCGGGCAAGAGACAAGAAGATATGTAAATTTTCTAGGTATTATTAATCAAAAAGTGGCAGCGGTTGCAAATAATTGTATTCTGATGGTATCAGGAATACCGGTGAAAATAAAGGAGGAGATATGA
- the cobT gene encoding nicotinate-nucleotide--dimethylbenzimidazole phosphoribosyltransferase codes for MTLQEIISKIESVDSEIFEKAKERTSQLIMPPRAMGVLNDISEKLCAIASNMKPEVDRRAVFVMAGDHGIVEEGVSAFPQQVTCEMIKAFVNGIATITVLARQNNCAVVVADVGSKCKIDEKELSGKNKFIVRKVKFGTNNFTKEPAMTRDEAIQSILAGFEIASREIEKQNLNVIATGDMGIGNTTPSSAIGVVITGNRVEEMTGNGTGIPSEMLKKKIEVIKKGIELHKPNPEDGIDVLSKVGGIEIGAIAGVILAAAYHRIPVIIDGIISTAGALIAYKLCPTVLEYMFAGHKSEEPGHIKMLDYLGLKPLLQLNMRLGEGTGAVLAMHILDAAARIIKEVATFSEAGVSESKV; via the coding sequence ATGACACTACAAGAGATTATTTCAAAAATTGAATCGGTTGATAGTGAAATTTTTGAAAAGGCAAAAGAAAGGACTTCGCAGTTAATTATGCCACCAAGGGCAATGGGGGTGTTGAACGATATTTCTGAAAAGCTTTGTGCCATTGCATCAAACATGAAGCCTGAGGTGGACAGAAGGGCTGTATTCGTGATGGCAGGCGATCACGGAATTGTGGAAGAAGGGGTAAGTGCATTTCCGCAGCAGGTTACCTGTGAGATGATCAAAGCTTTTGTAAACGGTATTGCTACCATAACTGTTCTTGCAAGGCAAAATAACTGTGCTGTGGTAGTGGCTGATGTGGGTTCTAAATGTAAGATAGATGAGAAAGAACTATCCGGAAAAAATAAATTTATTGTAAGAAAGGTTAAGTTTGGTACGAACAATTTTACAAAAGAGCCTGCTATGACAAGAGATGAGGCTATTCAATCAATACTGGCAGGTTTTGAAATCGCTTCCAGAGAGATTGAAAAACAAAACCTTAATGTGATAGCAACAGGTGATATGGGGATTGGTAATACTACTCCATCTTCAGCTATTGGTGTTGTGATTACTGGAAACAGGGTGGAAGAGATGACCGGCAATGGTACAGGTATCCCTTCTGAGATGTTAAAAAAGAAGATTGAAGTAATAAAGAAGGGTATTGAGCTTCACAAACCAAATCCTGAGGATGGCATAGATGTGCTCTCAAAGGTCGGTGGTATTGAGATTGGAGCAATAGCAGGGGTTATACTTGCTGCTGCATATCACAGAATTCCTGTTATAATCGATGGTATTATATCTACAGCTGGTGCTCTTATTGCTTACAAACTTTGTCCTACCGTGTTAGAATATATGTTTGCAGGACACAAGTCTGAAGAGCCGGGGCATATAAAAATGCTTGATTATTTAGGTTTGAAACCATTATTACAGCTCAATATGAGGCTTGGCGAGGGTACTGGAGCAGTTCTTGCAATGCATATACTTGATGCTGCAGCAAGAATCATAAAAGAAGTGGCAACTTTTAGTGAGGCAGGGGTAAGTGAAAGCAAAGTGTAA
- the cobS gene encoding adenosylcobinamide-GDP ribazoletransferase has translation MLADFKNAISFLTIVRLKSDDFDAKGALRFFPLVGFLIGFLVFLISLFNTPITPILMIIFSVVITGGLHLDGLADTADAYFSGRSKDAMLKIMKDSRIGTMGVLALILILISKLYAFESIKEGMAIILPFAYARAGMLHLIHNLKYLRDDGTGKSFFGRLETKDFNLAYIIYFLSIFGGFGFFIIFNIVYFILLILLKNYHLKKIGGATGDIIGASCEVIETVLLLTGVFIA, from the coding sequence ATGTTAGCTGATTTTAAAAATGCAATATCCTTTTTGACCATTGTGAGATTGAAAAGTGATGATTTTGATGCAAAAGGTGCTTTGCGTTTTTTCCCTCTTGTTGGATTTTTGATTGGTTTTTTGGTATTTTTAATCAGTTTGTTTAATACACCCATTACTCCAATTTTGATGATTATATTTAGTGTAGTTATTACGGGTGGACTTCATCTGGACGGACTTGCTGATACAGCTGATGCTTACTTTTCTGGTCGCTCTAAAGATGCAATGCTTAAGATTATGAAAGATAGTAGAATTGGAACGATGGGAGTACTTGCTTTAATACTTATTTTGATATCAAAACTTTATGCCTTTGAAAGCATAAAGGAGGGGATGGCTATCATACTTCCTTTTGCCTATGCTAGAGCCGGCATGCTTCATCTTATTCATAACTTAAAATATTTAAGAGATGATGGGACAGGAAAATCTTTCTTTGGTAGGTTAGAAACAAAAGATTTCAATTTGGCATATATTATTTATTTTTTATCAATTTTTGGGGGATTTGGATTTTTTATTATTTTCAACATTGTTTATTTTATATTGCTTATTTTGTTGAAGAATTATCATTTGAAAAAAATAGGTGGTGCAACCGGTGATATCATCGGAGCATCATGTGAAGTAATTGAAACGGTTTTACTTTTAACAGGAGTGTTCATTGCTTGA
- a CDS encoding pyridoxal phosphate-dependent aminotransferase, giving the protein MLDFSHGGNVYLFAEKLGCKPEDLIDLSSNISPFIDKFILKETQNYFKFFQFLPSSHGYLLKKEVARQYDISSDQVVLGVGTSELIKNICFLYKNRKCLIFPPTYIDYEKYATIYSLDINFYYLKEEDEFELHWEKIDFSKYELVFICNPNNPTGKVIRKDELIKVVSLYPDTLFVVDESYLPFLINEDEMTLLGTEYNNLLVLRSFSKIYGMAGIRVGFAYSKNAGLIKNIERYNLEWGISSISEQIGMKLLSIDTKKIAKQIDEIKRKFFERLMQLDGIKVYPSDTNFLLIKLLEKDSDYVINELLKEKILVRNCKNIRGLDDTFIRISVKEEEKMDYFIKVFERVLNG; this is encoded by the coding sequence TTGCTTGATTTTTCACATGGCGGAAATGTGTATCTCTTTGCAGAAAAACTGGGATGTAAGCCTGAAGATTTAATTGATTTGAGTAGTAATATTTCGCCATTTATCGATAAATTTATTCTAAAAGAGACCCAGAACTATTTCAAATTTTTTCAATTTCTCCCAAGTTCTCATGGGTATTTACTAAAGAAGGAAGTGGCAAGACAGTATGATATATCATCGGACCAAGTGGTTTTAGGAGTTGGAACGAGTGAATTAATAAAAAATATTTGTTTTCTGTATAAAAACAGGAAATGCTTGATATTCCCACCCACTTATATCGATTATGAAAAATACGCTACCATTTATTCCTTGGATATTAATTTTTATTATCTGAAAGAAGAGGATGAATTTGAATTACATTGGGAGAAGATAGATTTTTCAAAATATGAACTGGTTTTCATATGTAATCCTAACAATCCCACAGGAAAAGTTATTCGCAAAGATGAGCTAATTAAAGTTGTGAGTTTGTATCCTGATACTTTGTTTGTGGTAGACGAATCTTACCTTCCTTTTTTGATAAATGAAGATGAAATGACTCTGTTGGGTACGGAATATAACAATTTATTAGTTCTAAGGTCTTTTTCAAAGATTTATGGTATGGCAGGAATTCGAGTGGGGTTTGCGTATTCTAAAAACGCCGGGTTAATTAAAAATATTGAGCGATATAATCTTGAGTGGGGGATAAGCTCCATTTCAGAGCAGATAGGGATGAAACTTTTGTCGATAGATACAAAAAAAATTGCTAAACAAATAGATGAGATAAAACGTAAATTTTTTGAGAGATTGATGCAGCTTGATGGTATCAAAGTTTATCCTTCAGATACAAATTTTTTACTTATTAAACTGTTAGAAAAAGATAGCGATTATGTTATCAATGAATTGTTAAAGGAAAAAATTCTTGTTAGAAACTGCAAAAATATCAGAGGGCTTGATGATACTTTTATCCGCATATCTGTAAAGGAAGAAGAAAAGATGGATTATTTTATTAAGGTTTTTGAAAGGGTTTTAAATGGGTAA
- a CDS encoding cobyric acid synthase has translation MGKKKHIMIQGTGSGVGKSILVAGLCRLLTNKGYKVAPFKAQNMALNSGVTFDGLEMGRAQILQAEACKMLPDVRMNPILLKPTGKGMSQIIRLGKPYKTVSYRDYYKLYNENLQVVKEAFESLERENDFLVIEGAGSPAEINLQKYDIVNMKMAEIADAKVYIVGDIDRGGIFASFKGTYDLIEEKYKNYIKGFVINKFRGDSSLLEPAFGLFKSYCPIPIKGVIPYFEHCLEDEDSQGLKNSVDKKSAEIKIGVIKLKYLSNFTDFLPLQILDNVMLKYTDDPDDLDSFDAIIIPGSKNSILDMKFLKKKGLFEKIKSLYGKKLIMGICGGFQMLGDEIIDEDGVEDAGNMDGFGFVHMKTLFDREKILRRKEYIASGDYFTGKISGYEIHHGRSIIHDDRVENLLIENGLLIYDRENRVIGTYLHGIFENADFIKFFFKLLNKNVEISKTYFELKEESLEKLASMLEENLWKNIKND, from the coding sequence ATGGGTAAGAAGAAGCATATAATGATTCAGGGGACAGGTTCTGGTGTAGGCAAAAGTATTTTGGTTGCAGGGCTTTGCAGACTGCTTACAAATAAAGGATATAAAGTGGCACCTTTCAAAGCTCAAAATATGGCGCTCAATTCTGGAGTAACTTTTGACGGGCTTGAAATGGGAAGAGCACAAATTTTGCAGGCTGAAGCGTGTAAAATGTTGCCTGATGTCAGAATGAATCCTATCCTTTTGAAGCCTACCGGTAAAGGGATGTCTCAGATCATTAGACTGGGTAAACCTTACAAAACTGTTTCTTATAGGGATTATTACAAATTGTATAATGAGAATTTGCAGGTTGTAAAAGAAGCATTTGAATCATTGGAAAGGGAAAACGATTTTTTGGTCATTGAAGGGGCGGGTTCACCTGCTGAAATAAATCTTCAAAAATATGATATTGTGAATATGAAAATGGCAGAGATTGCTGATGCAAAGGTTTATATTGTGGGTGACATTGATAGAGGAGGGATCTTTGCTTCTTTCAAGGGTACTTATGATTTAATTGAGGAAAAGTATAAAAATTATATTAAAGGGTTTGTTATTAATAAGTTTAGGGGGGATTCGTCCCTTCTTGAGCCAGCATTTGGACTTTTTAAATCATATTGTCCCATACCGATTAAAGGGGTAATCCCTTATTTTGAGCATTGTTTAGAAGATGAAGATTCTCAAGGGTTGAAAAATAGTGTTGATAAGAAAAGTGCCGAAATAAAGATTGGTGTCATAAAATTGAAATATTTATCAAACTTTACTGATTTTTTACCTTTACAGATTCTGGATAATGTAATGTTGAAATATACGGATGATCCTGATGATCTTGATAGCTTCGATGCCATCATAATTCCTGGCTCGAAAAATAGTATCCTTGATATGAAATTTTTAAAGAAAAAAGGGCTTTTTGAGAAGATAAAATCATTATACGGGAAGAAACTGATTATGGGGATTTGTGGTGGATTTCAGATGTTGGGAGATGAGATTATTGATGAAGATGGTGTAGAAGATGCTGGGAATATGGATGGTTTCGGATTCGTGCATATGAAAACTTTATTTGATAGAGAAAAGATTTTGAGAAGAAAAGAGTATATAGCATCAGGTGATTATTTCACTGGGAAGATTTCGGGTTATGAAATTCACCATGGTAGAAGTATAATACATGATGATCGTGTGGAAAATTTATTAATCGAAAATGGGTTGCTTATTTATGATAGGGAAAATAGAGTTATCGGCACTTATCTGCATGGGATTTTTGAAAATGCAGATTTTATAAAGTTCTTTTTTAAGCTTTTAAATAAAAATGTGGAAATTTCCAAAACATATTTTGAGCTGAAAGAGGAGTCTCTTGAGAAGCTTGCATCAATGCTAGAAGAAAATTTGTGGAAAAATATAAAAAATGATTGA
- the cbiB gene encoding adenosylcobinamide-phosphate synthase CbiB yields the protein MIDPLILAVLLDIIFGELPNRFHPVALNGRMISYYEKIFYKVENRVFGGTFLFIASQLTVLSVIYLLSKMFKGNQFLLFSFKTFVFYSFLSIKGMKDHAMEIFYLLFHDVEEAKKRLKYIVSRDVDGMDEEKIVKSVVESVGENFNDAFFAPIIYAAVFGVYGIAFYRVANTLDAMVGYRNEKYEKFGKFSAKMDDILNYVSARLQVVPLILSAGLLFKRSKEAFNAFLKFRNALSSPNAGCGISIFAGALNITLGGDTYYFGKLIKKPDIVGGDEKVTPFKILDAVELYFSAAILTLIFYAVLKLLCV from the coding sequence ATGATTGATCCTCTAATTTTAGCGGTATTACTGGATATTATCTTCGGAGAATTACCAAACAGGTTTCACCCTGTGGCTTTAAACGGGAGAATGATCTCGTATTATGAAAAGATTTTTTATAAAGTAGAAAATAGAGTTTTTGGTGGTACTTTTCTTTTCATTGCATCCCAATTAACCGTTTTGTCAGTGATATATTTGCTTTCAAAGATGTTTAAAGGAAATCAGTTTCTTCTTTTTTCTTTCAAGACATTTGTTTTTTACTCATTTTTATCAATAAAGGGGATGAAAGATCATGCAATGGAAATTTTTTATCTCTTGTTTCATGATGTAGAAGAAGCAAAAAAGAGATTGAAATATATTGTGAGCAGGGATGTGGATGGGATGGATGAGGAAAAGATAGTAAAATCAGTGGTGGAATCTGTGGGGGAAAATTTTAATGATGCCTTTTTTGCTCCAATTATATATGCAGCTGTTTTTGGAGTTTATGGCATTGCATTTTATAGAGTAGCCAATACACTTGATGCGATGGTAGGATATAGAAATGAAAAGTATGAAAAATTTGGTAAATTTTCGGCTAAGATGGATGATATTTTAAACTATGTTTCGGCAAGACTGCAGGTTGTACCACTCATTTTATCGGCAGGATTGCTTTTTAAAAGGAGTAAAGAGGCGTTTAATGCTTTTTTAAAATTTAGAAATGCTTTATCAAGTCCGAATGCAGGGTGTGGTATTTCCATATTTGCCGGTGCCCTCAATATTACACTAGGTGGAGATACCTATTATTTTGGGAAACTCATTAAAAAACCTGATATTGTGGGTGGAGATGAGAAAGTAACTCCTTTTAAAATTTTAGATGCGGTGGAATTGTATTTTTCCGCTGCAATATTGACTTTAATATTTTATGCAGTTTTGAAGTTGCTATGTGTATAA